The genomic interval GAGTCTTGTGACTCTCTTCCTTTCCGAGGTCGGTGCTATTATTCTCGCTGTGGAGGTGAGACGAAGTTTCATATTGAGATTTTCATTGAATTTATATTCTTCCTTTTAATTAGTTTCTTGCACATCATGTTATTTAATAACCAAGCAAAGAATGTACAGATGAGAATAACTCAGGGAATAATTGGGTAAAACCATTTTGTCAACTACAAAATTGGAGATCTTTGTCCTAGTTTCTTGTCTTTTAGAAGGAAGTTGGGATTGAAAGTGCCTTTGACACCACTCGTTAAGAAATAACCTCTACCACAAGGCCCTCGGTGGGATCTTCATCTTACTTGGTAGCATAGGCATAGCacaaacacacacacaaaaagGCAAATTAGTTTAACATGGTTTCGAATTTAAGTCCATAATATATCAGAGGAAAGTTGAATAAGAAACTAGATAAATTCATTGCCAAAAACTTGTACAACATCTTTCGCCAAAAAAAGAAACTTGTACAACATCCAATTCCCGTAGATTTCTGTCTCAATACTAACATGGGGAAAAAATTTACCTATTGTGATCCTCCAATACTAAATTTTTTTGTCTCAATTCTCTTGGTCATTCACAACCTCTAAATACTCCCCAAGCCATCTATTAGGCAATAGTTGCTGAACCAAAAAtcattcaaaattctaaaatggGGCTTATTTAGCAGTCAGGCAACAGTTGAGTCTAGTGATCTAATATGTTGCTGAACCATCACAACTGTGTTTCAAAAGTGAAGTGAGGCCTCATGATGCAGTTTACCTGGAATTTCTCTAAAGCAACGACTTAGGATATacattttaaatagtttatttcaaataatttgagacataAGCAAGAAAACATTACTATAGATCGTAGTGAATCTCTCTCGATAATTTCAACTTCTTCAACAATTtatctcataaatcgcatcacataATAACCACATTGTTTGACATCTTGTTGTCGAGGAGCCTATGGTAATTAGAGAtaaattattaatgataaatatacatattaaaatatatgttatatatAATTACACATACCTTTACTGTTTCTCACATAACCTTTtttctacctttccttcccttgtttgaattaaacaatcttaagaCCCTTCATATGttaatgattttttatatatgagttttgtattaacataaatgcttaataaaaagaaatatgaactCATATTTCCACTATATATTTCCAATCCTCATCATGAATGCGGTGCCTTAGAGAatccaataaataaataacttCATTGTAAGAGTCAATGACAGTGAGAATCCAATGGAAACTATGCACAAACACATAATTAGTGCATATAATTCAATAAATTTTTGAAAGACAACAATGGAAAGTGATGTTTTAATTTTTACTTACCCAATATTACATGGCACCAATACTAGTTGATCCACAGATGTACCACTTAGCATGCCTGCCAAATGACTTGCGCTTTGGTTTAGCCTTTCAATCTTACCTTTTTTGTCATGTGCAGTGTTTGCCATATATGGGATTTTATGTGGATTCACAAATTTGAATttctctttcttgttatctttcagCATTTTTTTATAAAGATACCTACCATTGCAAACATAATAAAACGAAGAGGTAGATTTAGAAATGAAAGTTATTCTAAAAATGGGCGATTATCATGATTATAGTAACCCTGCTAAATCTAATCACTTACCATATGTAGCCAACTGCACATTTGCCTAAAAGAGGCTCCAAATGATATAAAGGAATGATGTCCTCAAGGTGCAGAAGAAGTTCATAATCATCATCAAATAGTTCATAATCTAAACTCACTGATATATATCTGCCATCATCTAAAACACACTTActataacaatataacatatgtaatgctcttgggacacaTGTTGACAAAGTATGTTTCTTTTTTGGTtgttcaaacttcttccttcgaggcttctaataatttcaaatgtaaacaagttagatatgatgattaataaaaaagtgacaatttaatttgaaatataatataaCAAATACCTCATCTTGGTTCACTATCAAGTGTTTTGACCAAACCACATGCGTTCCTATAGCATTACTAATTACTTCaaattcacttggaattggatatggcaaaggtgTTGATTTTTCTACTGCTTCATCAATGGAGACTCGCATGCAATTATTGGGAAATGGAACACCATGAAGCATTTTATTAGATACATTGccacaaacaattgtaccatgtGCGATAATATTTGTGctagattccaatgtcaatgcaactggtTTTCCCTAAAATGAAAAAGTTGCAGGTCACAAAATCTATAGGTCACCATTAATATAACTGCAACTAGTGTTATACCTACAAAGCATCAGTTTGACACAAAATTTGTGGGTCATCATCATCGATCTTCATGTCATCTTCAATCATGGATGCAACTTTACTGAGCAACTGTCTTTGTCATCAATCGAAATGTCGCTTGCACCCTTTTTATACACCATTACTTCAAGGTTTTGTATACGTGcatcttgttctaaaattttcttcctcgccTCCATCAGTTCCCTTTTATGCTCAGTGATTACATCAACATGCTTCCATGTTCTACCAGAATTGAAatatattgttggagtgatatgaccTCCAATACCCCTCACATGGTCATTATATTCTTCAATCTCAAGCGCTTTGGTAAGTATATCCTCTTTAGTTCCTTTAATTTTcagcttaccctccctcttttgtTGTATGTAACCATCCTGTCAGGcacattaaaaaatattattactaaAAGAGTTATCAGTTCAATAAAATTGGTTCTTTTATGTattgttattttgcttacaatttgttgtacttttttttttttatcaaaatcctctccTTCAAAACCACTTCTTTGGTGACtcgtcctttcttccacataagTAGCGCAACTGTATATTTTATCAAGACATAAGTACTctatttaataatatatatacatttaaatGTCTAAATTTTATTAAGAATTCTAAATAAGTGATTATTTTTTCATGAGAATTATGAAATTTtaatgattctttttttttttttagttcatattttgaaattctttttgaaaataatttttagttttaaaagaattcttTCAATATGCATGTATATGATGGGACTGAACAACCTGCTCTACTAAATTACCATATCAGGATTAGTATAAAATGGATGAGTTGCGTTGATGACTTTCACTTTCcaataattagctaaattaaataaaaaaaatatttttttagaaaacaaaaagaaatcatGTTCTATCCAACAAGCAACTATAGAAATACATATAAAGATCGACTATTTTATTCAACTAAAATGGTTTCTAACTTACCTTTAGATTCATGATCTTATGCCGAGTCTTCATCTGTCGAGTCTTCATCCTCGGCCTACCAATTTTGAGGTCAAAGAAAGACAAAAGATATTATGAGCACAGACAAACTTAATActctaaaagagattttttttttttttaaaaaaaatcatgattgAATAAAACTGATGACAATACCGTATATGTAATTGAATTAATGTTTCTTCAAGATCATCATACCAATTATTTTAAGAGTATTTCAATATTATCACTTTTTTTAATCACAtttgaatgacaaataggttgtGCATAACTGttattgcatatatatatatatatgtctaaatttcgttaataattttaaataagtaatTAGTTTTTATGAGAATTTTGAAAGCTCCAAGGATTCTCCCTTTTTCtgatctatttttcaaaaatctttttgaGAATGATTTTTAGTTTTACAAGAATTCCAACAACATGAATGTGTATGACGGCACTGAACAACCCCTATAGATTACCATATCAAGACTATTATCGAGCGGATGTTTGAAATTCTCaacttttttagataaaaaagaaaaaagaaatcatGCTATGCAACCATACAAATACATATAATGATCTTTTTTATTCAACTATAATGGTTCTCTATCTTACCTCTTCAGCATGCTTGTCCGATTGAATCTTCGTCTGTCTCCCTTTTGCATCTTCTTTCCAATTGTGGGCAACCGATAATCCTCAAATCTTTCAACATATGTAGATTCTTCAAATCCCTTGGCACCATTTTTAATCGTGGGCAGTCCCGGATTGATAGTAAACGAAGAGACTTGAGATGCTGCAGCCAGTCGGGCAAGGTCGTGAGATTAGAAATTCCATCTATATATAGTTTTTCTAGCACAGTACTGCTTGCTGGTTCTGCTGTCATCAATGACTCCAATTCATTACCACAACAAATACTTAATATTGAGATTATGCATTGCCTGATTGATAGTAAAGTAAGAGACTTGAGATGTTGCAGCCAGCCAGGCAAGGTCCTGAGATTGGAAATTCCATCTATGGATAGTGCTTCTAGCACAGCACTGCTTGCTGGTTCTACTGTCATCAGCGACTCCAATTcaccacaacaacaaatatgTAATGTTGATTTTGGATTTCCATACCGAATTGGGTACATGCGGATAGATGATACATAATGTGCATCACTTAGAGACAATTCTTTGAGCGTGTGTAAGTGTTGCAGCCGCCCACGTAAATTGACTTTGTTGCCACAAATTTGTATTTCAAACCGATGTACTGAATTCAAGATTTGTACGAGTTCTTTTGGCTGCAATATTATACTTGGACATTGTGAGAGCCGTAGAAAACAAAGAGAATTGAGGCGGCCCACTTCCAAAGGGAAGGATGCCAAATTATAACACCCTTCAATGGTCAACGAACGAAGCATTTGTAGGTATTGCATTTCATCCCCCGGAAGAGATTGGAGTTGTCTgcataatataatttgtaattccGTCAATGATGTAAGGTTTCTGATGCAGCCACTTGGAAGAGATGTCATGTTGCCCATACAATCCACTCTGAGAACAGAAAGAGAAGTCAGCTTTCCGATACATGAGAGTAGGCTCTCACTGCAGCGTGATATCTCAAGGTGTTCAATTCTAGGAAGCCTCGGCATACTTTTCAATTTAGGACATCCGGAAATCTTCAACGTTTGCAGTAAAGGGAACAACTCATCGACACAATGAGACACTGACCATTCCTCTAAATTATACATGCCACCTAAGTAGAGTTCTTGAAGGGAAGGAAAGCCTCCGTACCCGTGGAACTCAGTAACCATCTGTGTAATTCCATTCATGCGGCCTAAGCTAAGCTTCTTAAGAAACTGCAGATTTCGAAACGGAAGAATATGCCCACAACAACAGCCGAGGTCAACTACAACCAAATTTGGCATTTGTAACTCTATCAACCATGTTGGAAATTGTGGGCTCCTATAGTTCGATATTCTTAACATCTTTAAACTCGTGTTGGGACAAAGATCATCCAACATGTCCTTGTGATATCCTTCTGAAACACCAAACTCTATGTGTAGTTCATCAAGATCTGAATTCTTCAAGATTTTTCTTCCACTTCGAGAATAATTCTTAAAATCATGGGAAATTTTAATTCCCATTTTTCCATAAAGCTTCAAATCCTCAAGCTCTGTAATTGAGCATGCGCCAGTTTTGTCACTAGCAATAAAGACAGGTAAACTTCGAAGATTAGTTAGTCGAGATAATCCACAAGGAATCTGTGTCAATTTATAATCCATTACTAAATCAAGATCCCGAaggttttgcatattccctaacTCTTTTGGTAGCTCTCGAAGTCCATAATTGAAACTGAGATTCAGATACTGTAAATTGGAGAGAAGGGTTATGGAGTCGGGTAGAACTTCAATTTCATTATAGTACAAGTTGAGGTGCCTCAAATGTATCAGATTTCCTATTGACGTCGGTATATCCCTAATGCCACTTTCAGTTAAATTTAATGCCCGCAAAAATTTCAATACTGAAAAGACTTCATGAAGATTGATACTCAAACGTGAAAGTTTATCTTGGAAAAAGGTGCGCAAGTATGTTGGTTTCTTGGCTAAGACCTGAGTCATGTTTGGTAGCTTTCCTTCATTTATTTGCAAATGATATGTTCGCTCTCCTATAACTTCCACTAAGTCTTGAATAGAATTCCAATATATATTTCCAGATACTGATCGTGCCAAATCATGCATCAAATCATGCATCGTGCACTTGGTTATACGACGATCATATTGAACAGGGGCCAAGAGAATGAATGATCTGGACACAAGATCATCAAAGATGCGGTTGCCCTCTGTTTCAGCTTCAAAATTTCCTTCTG from Zingiber officinale cultivar Zhangliang chromosome 6B, Zo_v1.1, whole genome shotgun sequence carries:
- the LOC121989533 gene encoding uncharacterized protein LOC121989533, producing the protein MQKGDRRRFNRTSMLKRPRMKTRQMKTRHKIMNLKDGYIQQKREGKLKIKGTKEDILTKALEIEEYNDHVRGIGGHITPTIYFNSGRTWKHVDVITEHKRELMEARKKILEQDARIQNLEVMVYKKGASDISIDDKDSCSVKLHP